The Kosmotoga arenicorallina S304 nucleotide sequence GGCAAGGGCACGGACACTTATCGACATACCCTCTTTGTCAGTTGAAGCATGCGATATGAAAATTAGCATCAATTTTTCAGTGGAAGTCAAATCCTTTCTGCTCAAAAAGACACTAAAGGTGTCATTTTCTGCAGATAAGTTGCTTTTCCGAAGCCTTTTTTCAGGTTTCAGCAGCTTTTGTTTGCTGTTCTTTTTCTTGCCATAGAATTCCTCTTCAAACTCTT carries:
- a CDS encoding LexA family protein, with the protein product MSKNRKLDMDSLTSMIKKTVRNDDDRKKALEEFEEEFYGKKKNSKQKLLKPEKRLRKSNLSAENDTFSVFLSRKDLTSTEKLMLIFISHASTDKEGMSISVRALASSLGINKNTALDTLISLELKGIIEKKSTPRGTMVKLLVSVGIP